A single window of Bombus pascuorum chromosome 1, iyBomPasc1.1, whole genome shotgun sequence DNA harbors:
- the LOC132908589 gene encoding uncharacterized protein LOC132908589: protein MDALELQAALVKLDPATTVTPIGSNVKMLPAHHRITFAVDLDENDMTLENATQNDEKSNNMAMQTNNASRKLHNNCSGQLTVPGHQNHPNNRQIEVSKCEMAEVR from the coding sequence ATGGATGCCTTGGAATTGCAAGCAGCCCTGGTGAAGCTGGATCCAGCCACCACGGTGACACCGATCGGCTCGAACGTGAAAATGCTGCCTGCTCATCATCGTATCACGTTCGCGGTCGATTTGGACGAGAACGATATGACGTTGGAAAACGCGACTCAAAACGACGAGAAATCGAACAACATGGCTATGCAGACGAACAACGCCTCTAGAAAGCTTCACAACAATTGCTCGGGCCAGCTGACCGTGCCGGGCCATCAGAATCATCCTAACAACCGGCAAATAGAGGTGTCCAAGTGCGAAATGGCGGAGGTCAGGTGA